One window of the Acetonema longum DSM 6540 genome contains the following:
- a CDS encoding zinc-ribbon domain containing protein, giving the protein MAFQDRTLKCKDCGADFVFTAGEQEFYAEKGFENDPVRCRECREARKRSRDGGSATREMYDAVCANCGVTTQVPFKPRNDRPIYCRECFSANRDR; this is encoded by the coding sequence ATGGCTTTCCAGGACAGAACGTTGAAGTGTAAAGACTGTGGGGCGGACTTTGTGTTCACTGCAGGGGAGCAAGAGTTTTATGCCGAAAAAGGTTTTGAAAACGACCCGGTACGCTGCCGTGAATGCCGTGAAGCCAGAAAGCGGAGCCGTGACGGCGGCTCGGCAACCCGTGAAATGTATGATGCTGTGTGCGCCAACTGCGGCGTAACCACTCAAGTGCCTTTTAAACCGCGTAATGACCGTCCGATTTACTGCCGCGAGTGTTTTAGCGCAAATCGTGATCGTTAA
- a CDS encoding basic amino acid ABC transporter substrate-binding protein — MMKKWTTALLLGIFLLTLFLAGCGGSEPAKEQAKKVLRVGSETTYPPFEFQDEKSKEYVGFDLDLIRAVGNQMGYEIQIQSMAFDGLIPALEAGNIDALISAMTITAERAKKVTFSQPYYKSGLAIMVRQDNTDIKEFDDLTGKKIAVQIGTTGADEAAKIKDAKISTFNSAPEAFLELKAGGVDAVVNDLPVNEYYITQGGGQDAKIVGKALTSEDYGIATAKKNTELAGQIDKALAELKKNGEYEKIYVKWFGSKPQ; from the coding sequence ATGATGAAAAAGTGGACAACGGCATTATTATTGGGAATATTTCTCCTGACGCTTTTTCTGGCAGGCTGCGGCGGTTCTGAGCCGGCTAAGGAACAGGCTAAAAAGGTGCTGCGGGTAGGCTCTGAAACCACGTATCCGCCTTTTGAGTTTCAGGATGAAAAAAGCAAAGAGTATGTAGGCTTTGATCTGGACTTAATACGGGCTGTGGGCAACCAGATGGGCTATGAAATCCAAATTCAGAGCATGGCCTTCGACGGGTTGATTCCGGCCCTGGAAGCCGGCAACATCGATGCTCTCATTTCAGCTATGACCATTACCGCAGAGCGGGCGAAAAAGGTTACTTTTTCTCAACCCTACTATAAATCCGGCCTGGCGATTATGGTCCGGCAAGACAACACAGATATCAAGGAATTTGACGACCTGACCGGCAAGAAAATCGCCGTGCAGATTGGCACCACCGGTGCGGATGAAGCCGCAAAGATTAAGGATGCTAAAATCAGCACCTTTAACAGTGCCCCCGAAGCCTTCCTGGAACTGAAAGCCGGCGGTGTGGACGCAGTAGTTAATGACCTGCCGGTGAACGAATACTATATCACCCAAGGCGGCGGTCAGGACGCCAAGATTGTGGGAAAAGCCCTGACCTCGGAAGATTACGGCATTGCTACCGCTAAAAAAAATACCGAACTGGCCGGTCAAATCGACAAGGCTTTGGCCGAACTTAAGAAAAACGGCGAGTATGAAAAAATCTACGTGAAATGGTTTGGCAGCAAGCCCCAATAA
- a CDS encoding amino acid ABC transporter permease: protein MNFDFDLVVRSFPLLLLGAGITLKITALSVGFGLLIGMFVGMARLAKSAVVRIPASIYVHFLRGTPLLVQIFLIYFAIPIVMGTRVDPFVAAVTACSINSGAYVAEIFRAGIQSIDKGQMEAGRSLGMNWVQTMRYIILPQALKRILPPLGNEFIAMLKDSSLVSAIGFEELTRRGQLIIARTYGSFEIWLSVAFIYLIMTFTISRLVDYLERRYKTDDKH from the coding sequence ATGAATTTTGACTTTGACTTGGTGGTGCGTTCCTTTCCCCTGCTATTGCTGGGGGCGGGGATAACCCTTAAGATCACTGCGCTGAGTGTGGGCTTCGGCCTGCTGATCGGCATGTTTGTCGGCATGGCCAGGTTGGCGAAATCGGCGGTGGTCAGAATACCGGCATCTATCTATGTGCATTTTCTTCGCGGCACCCCTTTGCTGGTGCAGATCTTTTTGATTTATTTCGCCATACCGATTGTCATGGGGACTCGCGTAGATCCTTTTGTGGCGGCGGTTACCGCCTGCAGCATCAATAGCGGCGCCTATGTGGCCGAGATCTTTCGGGCCGGCATCCAGTCCATTGACAAGGGGCAGATGGAAGCCGGGCGCTCCCTGGGGATGAATTGGGTCCAGACCATGCGCTATATTATCCTGCCCCAGGCCTTAAAGCGAATCCTGCCGCCCCTGGGCAACGAATTTATTGCTATGTTGAAGGACTCTTCCCTGGTGTCGGCTATCGGCTTTGAGGAGTTGACTCGCCGGGGTCAGCTGATCATCGCCCGCACGTATGGTTCCTTTGAAATTTGGCTGAGCGTCGCTTTCATCTATCTCATTATGACCTTTACGATTTCCCGCCTGGTAGATTATCTGGAGCGGAGGTACAAGACCGATGATAAGCATTAA